The Aspergillus chevalieri M1 DNA, chromosome 5, nearly complete sequence genome includes a region encoding these proteins:
- the CSL4 gene encoding exosome non-catalytic core subunit CSL4 (BUSCO:EOG092653O3;~COG:J;~EggNog:ENOG410PM0J;~InterPro:IPR019495,IPR025721,IPR039771,IPR012340;~PFAM:PF10447,PF14382;~go_component: GO:0000178 - exosome (RNase complex) [Evidence IEA];~go_function: GO:0003723 - RNA binding [Evidence IEA];~go_process: GO:0006396 - RNA processing [Evidence IEA]) — translation MAATFPSLAIPGQRLGSTISYAAGPGTHVHDAVIYASIAGPVIVDQAQANSKAKSLLTVSRSINRQTGATQSGTATVKPTASTIAPKPATTKPKLKYNTLPAVESVVLARVTRVQKRQVIVSILVVLDELSSSQVSDPSKTTSDNDNIESILSSAANPENHSSSDELRFQALIRKEDVRAVEKDRVVMDEMFRVGDIVRGTIISLGDQSFYYITTARNDLGVVMARSEAGNMMFPVSWKEMRDPVTGLGELRKVARPF, via the coding sequence ATGGCGGCTACCTTTCCATCCCTGGCCATTCCAGGTCAGCGATTGGGTTCGACTATCTCGTATGCCGCAGGTCCAGGCACACATGTGCACGATGCAGTCATTTACGCATCCATTGCTGGCCCCGTCATAGTTGACCAAGCCCAGGCAAATTCCAAAGCAAAGTCTCTGCTTACTGTCTCACGGTCAATCAACAGACAGACAGGAGCAACCCAGAGCGGCACAGCTACCGTGAAGCCAACCGCCTCGACAATTGCTCCGAAGCCAGCTACTACAAAGCCCAAACTGAAGTACAACACCCTCCCGGCAGTGGAGTCTGTCGTTCTAGCTCGTGTGACTCGCGTGCAGAAACGTCAAGTCATCGTGTCAATCCTTGTCGTCTTGGACGAACTCTCCAGCTCGCAGGTTTCAGACCCGTCGAAGACGACTTCTGACAATGACAACATAGAGTCAATTCTTTCGTCGGCCGCGAATCCCGAGAACCACAGTTCTTCTGATGAGTTGCGGTTCCAGGCTCTGATTCGGAAAGAGGATGTGCGCGCTGTCGAGAAGGATCGTGTCGTGATGGATGAGATGTTCCGTGTTGGGGATATTGTGCGGGGCACGATTATCTCGCTGGGTGATCAGAGTTTCTACTATATCACTACTGCACGGAATGACCTTGGTGTTGTCATGGCGCGGAGTGAGGCTGGGAATATGATGTTTCCGGTTAGCtggaaggaaatgagagatCCTGTTACTGGTCTTGGGGAGTTGAGGAAGGTCGCGCGTCCGTTCTGA